A single Candidatus Bathyarchaeota archaeon DNA region contains:
- a CDS encoding NAD(P)-binding protein: MPNVFTIDKRGTPLCRAACPAGVNVQGYIALVSQGKFKEAYELIRRSIPFPSVCGRVCFRPCESECERGKLDEPVAINAIKRFVADYVLSREKEKPEPIPKKYPEKVAVIGSGPAGLTAAYELTTMGYPVTVFESSPKPGGMLRVGIPKYRLPKDILDEEIRIIERLGVEIKTNVTIGKDLTVDSLLQQGYAVIFIAVGVQECRKLRIEGEELKGVMPALEFLKQANLEKHIEIGQKVAVIGGGNVAVDAARTALRRHAEEVIILYRRSREEMPAHSSEVEEATKEGVKLHFLASPTKILGKEGCVVALECIEMKLGKPDETGRRRPIAIEGSEFVINVDTVIPAVGQSLDTTLLPKNVKLSRYETIAVDPVTLQTNLPGIFAGGDAVMGESTVIDAIAQGKRAAISIDHYLKGEELLAEMEKKVSKIGEVPKVGIEEKHRLAMPLLSLDQRLSNKEVELGFTEEMAREEAGRCLACGVCSECLECEKVCELAGVINYQQKEEHVTIEVGGIIVAVGCEVFNPSLTPELGYGRYKDVISNLEFERLSSAAGPTGGKMLRLTTGKPPRSVAFIQCVGSRDKRFCEYCCRIGCMVTLKQAILVKEKMGHDIDVCICYNDMRAFGKAYEEFYERARHMGIKFVKGLPSEIKSSPNHLLRFDVYESSTNKLLEIQADLIVLASGLVPSPDFAELQNILRIPRSPDGFFLEAHPKLRPLETPTRGIFLAGTCQSPKDIPDTVSQASGAAMKAAELLATGEVEIEPLIAVVEETFCSGCRICESICPYQAVTMEGKIVDGEERNIAKVLEAVCQGCGVCSAACPTHAIDMQHYREAQILAQVAAAVQGEKR; this comes from the coding sequence ATACCCAACGTTTTTACAATCGACAAAAGAGGGACTCCGCTGTGTAGAGCAGCATGTCCCGCAGGAGTCAATGTTCAAGGATACATAGCCCTCGTAAGTCAAGGAAAATTCAAAGAGGCTTACGAACTTATTAGACGATCTATCCCTTTCCCATCGGTTTGTGGGCGAGTTTGTTTTCGTCCTTGTGAAAGTGAGTGCGAACGTGGGAAATTGGATGAACCAGTGGCGATTAATGCCATAAAACGGTTTGTAGCCGACTACGTTTTAAGCCGAGAAAAGGAAAAACCCGAACCTATACCTAAAAAATACCCAGAAAAAGTTGCAGTAATCGGCTCTGGACCAGCAGGACTTACAGCTGCTTATGAACTAACTACAATGGGATACCCCGTAACGGTTTTTGAGTCATCACCCAAACCCGGTGGAATGCTGCGAGTGGGCATACCCAAGTATCGGCTACCCAAGGATATACTCGACGAAGAAATCCGAATAATCGAACGTTTGGGCGTCGAAATCAAAACCAACGTCACAATTGGCAAGGATTTAACGGTAGACTCGCTTCTGCAACAAGGCTACGCAGTAATATTCATTGCTGTTGGCGTTCAAGAATGCCGCAAACTCAGAATCGAGGGTGAAGAATTAAAGGGCGTGATGCCCGCTCTGGAGTTTTTAAAGCAAGCAAACTTGGAGAAACATATTGAGATTGGACAGAAAGTTGCAGTAATCGGCGGAGGTAACGTTGCCGTTGATGCAGCAAGAACTGCCTTACGACGACACGCCGAAGAAGTCATCATTTTGTACCGAAGATCGAGAGAGGAGATGCCGGCACACTCTTCTGAGGTGGAGGAGGCAACAAAGGAAGGCGTCAAGCTTCACTTCCTGGCTTCACCAACGAAAATTTTGGGCAAAGAAGGGTGCGTTGTTGCTCTAGAATGTATTGAAATGAAGTTGGGAAAACCCGACGAAACTGGAAGAAGACGTCCAATCGCCATCGAAGGCTCAGAATTCGTCATAAATGTTGACACGGTGATTCCAGCAGTGGGTCAGTCACTTGACACCACTCTTCTGCCAAAAAACGTGAAACTCTCACGATACGAGACTATTGCTGTTGATCCTGTCACTTTGCAAACGAATTTGCCAGGCATTTTTGCTGGGGGAGATGCGGTTATGGGAGAGTCCACAGTTATCGATGCAATAGCTCAAGGAAAAAGAGCGGCGATTTCCATTGATCATTATTTGAAAGGCGAAGAGTTGCTGGCTGAGATGGAAAAGAAAGTTTCGAAGATTGGAGAGGTCCCCAAAGTAGGGATAGAGGAAAAACATCGGCTGGCAATGCCTTTACTTTCTCTCGACCAAAGATTAAGCAATAAAGAAGTAGAGTTAGGATTTACAGAAGAAATGGCGAGAGAAGAGGCTGGCAGGTGTCTTGCGTGCGGGGTTTGTTCCGAGTGTCTTGAATGCGAAAAAGTGTGCGAGTTGGCGGGCGTGATTAATTATCAACAGAAAGAGGAACATGTCACTATTGAAGTTGGGGGCATAATTGTAGCTGTGGGATGTGAGGTTTTTAATCCTTCTCTGACACCTGAACTAGGGTATGGACGCTACAAGGACGTTATTAGCAATCTAGAGTTTGAAAGGCTATCCAGCGCAGCAGGACCCACTGGAGGCAAAATGCTACGTCTTACAACAGGAAAGCCACCTAGGAGCGTGGCGTTTATCCAATGCGTTGGAAGCAGAGATAAGAGATTCTGTGAATATTGCTGCCGCATCGGTTGCATGGTGACGCTGAAACAAGCTATTCTCGTTAAGGAGAAGATGGGTCATGATATTGACGTTTGCATCTGCTACAATGACATGCGGGCGTTTGGCAAAGCATATGAAGAATTTTACGAACGAGCTCGTCACATGGGTATCAAGTTTGTGAAAGGACTACCTTCAGAAATCAAGTCTTCACCTAACCATTTGTTGCGCTTTGACGTTTACGAGTCGAGCACAAACAAACTTCTCGAAATTCAGGCTGACCTCATTGTACTCGCTTCTGGCCTCGTGCCCTCGCCAGACTTTGCTGAACTGCAGAATATTTTACGTATTCCACGAAGTCCAGATGGTTTCTTTCTGGAGGCGCACCCTAAGCTGCGACCTTTAGAAACCCCAACTAGAGGCATATTTCTAGCAGGGACTTGTCAGAGTCCAAAAGATATTCCTGACACGGTTTCGCAGGCAAGTGGCGCTGCAATGAAAGCTGCAGAGCTTTTAGCAACCGGTGAAGTTGAGATTGAGCCACTGATTGCAGTTGTTGAGGAAACTTTTTGCAGTGGCTGCAGAATTTGTGAATCAATTTGTCCATATCAGGCTGTTACAATGGAAGGCAAAATCGTGGATGGTGAAGAGAGAAATATTGCTAAGGTTCTAGAAGCAGTTTGTCAAGGCTGTGGTGTGTGCTCCGCTGCCTGCCCCACCCACGCCATAGACATGCAACATTATCGAGAAGCGCAAATTTTAGCGCAGGTTGCCGCTGCTGTTCAAGGAGAGAAGAGATAA
- a CDS encoding cupin domain-containing protein produces the protein MESNKDQKSKEKLVVQAANLTDLINYQEEAVVSRTLIDKKAGTVTLFAFDKGQGLSEHIAPFDALVHLLDGQAEIVISGKALYLKEGEVVIMPANKSHSLKAVKRFKMILTMIKS, from the coding sequence ATGGAATCCAATAAGGACCAAAAGAGCAAGGAGAAACTTGTAGTTCAAGCTGCCAATTTAACTGATTTGATAAACTATCAAGAAGAAGCTGTCGTGAGTAGAACTTTGATTGATAAGAAGGCAGGAACTGTAACCTTATTCGCTTTTGATAAAGGACAAGGACTAAGTGAGCATATAGCACCATTTGATGCTTTAGTTCATCTTCTAGATGGGCAAGCAGAGATTGTTATCTCAGGCAAAGCCCTTTATTTGAAGGAAGGTGAAGTGGTCATAATGCCAGCCAACAAATCGCATTCCCTAAAAGCAGTAAAAAGGTTCAAGATGATTTTAACAATGATAAAGTCTTGA
- a CDS encoding DegT/DnrJ/EryC1/StrS family aminotransferase, which yields MEMIPINKPLLGEEEVEAVVIVLRSGILTSRTKSGSIVGLFEDAFAKFVKAKHAFAVNSGTSALHLSLLAAEVGPGNEVIVPSFTFVSTAETVVLVGAKPVFVDINLETYNIDPEKTGKAITKNTKAIIPVDLFGLPAETKPIKEIAQEHGLAVIEDAAQAHGAQYAGKPAGSFADLACWSFYASKNMTTGEGGMITTNSDEYAEKLPYMRSHGEKEEYVSSMIGHNFRMPEMEAAIGRVQLEKLPNFLKQRRRNAERIASKLEGIKELQLPTVPKGYKHSWYLFTVRLKNADEKKRDETIVELKKLSIGATAYYRVPIHLMPFYSKFSKHGLPNTEKAARQVFSLPVHPAVTTEQIDYIASSLQKLLE from the coding sequence ATGGAGATGATTCCTATTAACAAACCTCTCCTCGGCGAGGAAGAAGTTGAAGCAGTTGTCATAGTCTTGAGAAGCGGCATTCTAACAAGCCGCACGAAGAGCGGCTCAATAGTAGGACTGTTTGAAGATGCCTTTGCAAAGTTTGTGAAAGCTAAACATGCGTTTGCTGTAAACAGTGGAACGTCCGCGCTTCACTTATCGCTCTTAGCCGCGGAGGTAGGCCCCGGAAACGAAGTGATTGTACCCAGTTTCACATTTGTATCAACCGCCGAAACTGTGGTACTAGTAGGAGCCAAACCCGTCTTTGTAGACATAAACCTCGAAACATACAATATTGACCCCGAGAAAACTGGAAAAGCCATCACAAAGAATACCAAGGCAATCATACCAGTTGACCTTTTCGGATTGCCTGCAGAAACAAAGCCCATAAAAGAAATAGCACAAGAACATGGCTTGGCAGTTATTGAAGACGCCGCTCAAGCTCACGGTGCACAATATGCGGGAAAACCTGCTGGAAGTTTCGCTGACTTGGCTTGTTGGAGTTTCTACGCCAGCAAGAACATGACTACTGGCGAAGGTGGTATGATTACCACAAACAGCGATGAATACGCTGAAAAACTGCCCTACATGAGGTCACACGGTGAAAAAGAAGAATATGTGTCGAGTATGATTGGACACAATTTTCGCATGCCTGAAATGGAAGCAGCGATTGGCCGTGTCCAGCTTGAGAAGTTGCCGAATTTCCTGAAGCAAAGACGGAGAAATGCAGAAAGAATTGCGTCGAAACTAGAAGGCATCAAAGAACTGCAGCTGCCAACAGTGCCAAAAGGGTATAAACACAGCTGGTATCTCTTCACTGTTAGACTCAAGAATGCAGACGAGAAAAAACGAGACGAGACAATTGTTGAGTTAAAAAAACTTAGCATCGGCGCCACAGCTTATTACCGCGTGCCTATACATTTAATGCCTTTCTATAGCAAGTTCAGCAAACATGGTCTTCCAAACACAGAAAAAGCAGCAAGACAAGTCTTTTCGCTACCCGTCCATCCCGCTGTGACTACAGAACAGATAGACTATATAGCCAGCTCACTGCAAAAACTACTCGAATAA
- a CDS encoding 4Fe-4S dicluster domain-containing protein, which produces MSLTDLMTMVKSNKELQKKILSKLWNVHPDECFQCMRCTSGCTSLKLLELKPHEIMLLVNSGFIEELVSSDIIWTCASCLKCRERCPQKASPYDTIMALRNLAVEREAKVPEAYMKMLAQILETGLMQQVQTVTSREMQPFNRETLGLPKIQYPDDKFKAVFMTVLGG; this is translated from the coding sequence ATGAGCTTGACTGACCTTATGACTATGGTGAAGTCCAATAAAGAGCTGCAAAAAAAGATTTTAAGTAAATTGTGGAACGTTCACCCTGACGAATGTTTCCAATGCATGCGCTGTACCAGTGGATGCACGTCGCTGAAACTGTTAGAACTGAAACCCCACGAGATTATGCTTCTTGTAAACTCGGGGTTTATTGAAGAACTGGTTTCATCCGACATTATTTGGACGTGTGCATCATGTTTGAAATGTCGAGAAAGGTGCCCCCAGAAAGCATCTCCCTATGACACTATTATGGCCTTGAGAAACTTAGCAGTGGAACGGGAAGCAAAGGTTCCAGAAGCATACATGAAAATGTTGGCTCAAATCCTAGAAACAGGTTTGATGCAGCAAGTGCAAACGGTTACCTCTAGGGAAATGCAACCCTTTAACAGAGAAACTCTTGGACTGCCGAAAATACAATATCCAGATGACAAGTTTAAGGCTGTTTTTATGACAGTTCTTGGAGGGTGA
- a CDS encoding beta-propeller domain-containing protein, protein MKFLRLYPNSIMNKRRVLVTGLVAFLGGALLCSILLNFTQISPYFTVSGEPLLRFSSYEELVNFINTSSQYPYYLAEGERLNVFGADAESATSTPEYSTTNIQVEGVDEADIVKTDGTYLYVISNQTAFIIKAYPPEEQQILSRIKLNTTLHGIFINGDKLVVFGSTSYEASVTNEVVRPYYWPYLLPRTFINVYNISNRESPVLTRNVTLDGSYFGSRMIGDHAYTVINEPAVLSAGEVKLPTLYYPSNKVQKVNAIDICYSNITDYYYTFTTIVAINIQNDAEKPTHETLLLGATCGLYVSLNNIYVTFPKPRDTTTKVEKTLIYRIHIEAGNIESQANGAVPGKVLNQFSMDEYDGYFRIATTSGSLWGGEPSRNNVYVLNMSLTVVGNLENLAPGEKIYSARFMGDRCYLVTFKQIDPFFTIDLSNPAEPEVLGYLKIPGFSSYLHPYDEDHIIGIGKQDSNVKMSLFNVTDVTTPNETAKFVVQGDWSDSAVLWDHKAFLFDKSKQLLALPLSISFAEVKDSFYHRVYWQGVYVFNASLERGFVLKGNITHQESSASYVEYGFQVQRILYIDNVLYTISNRKIKMNSLETLDEIGEIELS, encoded by the coding sequence TTGAAGTTCCTCAGGCTTTATCCAAACTCGATTATGAACAAAAGGAGAGTTCTAGTCACTGGCTTAGTTGCCTTCCTCGGCGGGGCTCTGCTGTGCAGCATACTGTTAAATTTTACTCAGATATCACCATATTTTACTGTGTCTGGAGAACCGCTTTTGAGGTTTTCTTCTTATGAAGAGCTAGTGAATTTCATAAACACCAGCTCCCAATATCCTTACTACCTTGCTGAAGGCGAACGATTGAATGTATTTGGTGCAGACGCTGAAAGCGCGACGTCTACCCCTGAGTACTCGACCACCAACATTCAAGTCGAAGGAGTAGACGAGGCAGATATCGTAAAAACCGATGGAACATACCTTTACGTAATTTCGAACCAAACAGCCTTCATTATAAAAGCTTACCCTCCGGAAGAGCAGCAAATTCTTTCTCGAATAAAACTAAACACAACCTTACATGGAATATTCATCAATGGAGATAAGCTAGTTGTCTTTGGATCCACTTCTTACGAAGCAAGTGTGACAAACGAGGTTGTCAGACCTTACTATTGGCCTTATCTACTACCTAGAACTTTCATTAATGTGTACAACATCTCCAACAGAGAATCACCTGTTTTGACAAGAAATGTTACACTTGACGGTTCTTATTTTGGCTCTAGGATGATAGGTGACCACGCATATACTGTGATAAACGAGCCAGCGGTGCTTAGTGCAGGCGAAGTGAAGCTGCCAACATTGTACTATCCCAGCAACAAGGTTCAGAAGGTAAATGCAATTGACATCTGCTATTCCAACATCACCGACTATTACTATACATTCACAACCATCGTTGCCATAAACATTCAAAACGACGCCGAGAAACCAACACACGAAACACTTTTGCTAGGGGCTACATGTGGCTTGTACGTTTCTCTTAACAACATTTACGTAACATTTCCTAAGCCAAGAGATACTACCACAAAAGTTGAAAAAACGCTAATCTATAGAATTCACATAGAAGCTGGCAACATAGAAAGCCAGGCAAACGGAGCTGTTCCAGGCAAAGTATTAAACCAGTTTTCCATGGACGAATACGATGGCTACTTCAGGATAGCAACCACATCAGGCTCCCTTTGGGGCGGAGAACCGTCTCGAAACAACGTATATGTTCTCAATATGAGTCTTACGGTTGTCGGAAACCTAGAAAACCTCGCTCCGGGAGAGAAGATTTACTCTGCCAGGTTTATGGGTGACAGATGCTATCTTGTAACATTCAAACAGATAGACCCGTTCTTCACGATAGACCTTAGCAACCCAGCTGAACCTGAAGTCTTAGGCTATCTAAAGATACCTGGGTTCTCAAGTTATCTCCACCCATACGACGAAGACCACATAATAGGCATAGGCAAACAAGACAGCAACGTGAAAATGTCACTTTTCAATGTCACAGACGTTACTACACCGAATGAAACGGCTAAGTTCGTTGTGCAAGGCGACTGGTCAGATTCAGCAGTTTTGTGGGACCACAAAGCCTTTTTGTTCGACAAATCGAAACAGCTGTTGGCTCTTCCACTTTCAATAAGCTTCGCCGAAGTGAAAGACAGCTTTTATCATAGAGTATATTGGCAAGGCGTATACGTCTTCAACGCATCTTTAGAACGAGGCTTCGTGTTGAAAGGCAACATAACCCATCAAGAAAGCAGTGCAAGCTATGTTGAATATGGGTTCCAGGTGCAAAGAATACTTTACATAGACAACGTACTCTACACAATCTCAAACAGAAAGATAAAGATGAACAGCCTAGAGACGCTCGATGAAATCGGGGAAATAGAGCTTTCTTAG
- a CDS encoding DUF3795 domain-containing protein, with protein sequence MVDESSLVGYCGLYCGACAIYQQMIKKRGIQLLEVLDAYHFREIAKEAKEWDPKLDYYPQFEDVLQSLMKMFGECPSCLEGGGPPVCVIRDCCKENGFSTCAECDKMPCDKLQPQTQAYRGHLDMLRRIKEIGKDKWAKEMERKVKEGFSYIEVMAKRSVSKSED encoded by the coding sequence ATGGTTGATGAGTCTAGTCTGGTTGGATATTGCGGTCTTTATTGTGGTGCTTGTGCGATTTATCAGCAGATGATTAAGAAGAGAGGCATACAGCTACTCGAGGTTTTAGATGCTTATCACTTTCGAGAAATAGCAAAGGAAGCCAAAGAATGGGACCCCAAGCTTGACTATTACCCTCAGTTCGAAGACGTTCTGCAATCTTTGATGAAAATGTTTGGAGAATGTCCTAGCTGCTTAGAGGGTGGTGGACCACCAGTCTGTGTAATCAGAGACTGTTGCAAGGAAAATGGGTTCTCTACATGTGCAGAGTGCGACAAAATGCCTTGTGATAAACTACAACCACAAACTCAAGCTTACAGAGGACATCTCGATATGCTTCGCAGAATCAAAGAGATAGGAAAAGACAAGTGGGCTAAGGAAATGGAAAGAAAAGTCAAAGAGGGGTTCTCTTACATCGAAGTCATGGCAAAGAGAAGTGTGTCCAAAAGTGAAGACTAA
- a CDS encoding DNA alkylation repair protein — translation MKVEELYQEIVKQLKRRENREAASKIVAKAKYFGVTIRSYGLDELEEKEVFESYREGLKQSNLRERLELVKRLHASGFAEEVNFGNTVLMLSLDEITPAHYRLLDEIGSYLSHWGETDWFCINILQPLLKQYTEETLELLRKWNRAEHTWKQRASVVAFTRKVGQSGKFTDEVLELCESLIWSREDYVRKGVGWALKDNMRGSKKKVLDYVKSLRERGVSSVITLYAIRDLKGRERKEVLGKKPKKK, via the coding sequence ATGAAAGTGGAGGAATTATATCAGGAGATTGTCAAGCAGTTGAAAAGGAGAGAGAATCGTGAAGCTGCCTCAAAAATAGTTGCAAAAGCCAAGTATTTTGGGGTCACCATAAGGTCTTATGGGCTTGATGAGTTAGAAGAGAAAGAGGTTTTTGAAAGTTACCGTGAAGGTCTGAAGCAATCTAACCTTAGAGAAAGATTGGAGTTAGTTAAGAGGTTGCATGCTTCTGGTTTTGCTGAAGAGGTGAACTTTGGGAATACGGTTTTGATGCTTAGCCTTGACGAAATAACTCCTGCTCATTACCGCTTATTGGACGAAATTGGAAGCTACTTGAGTCATTGGGGAGAAACTGATTGGTTCTGCATCAATATTCTGCAGCCTTTACTCAAGCAATATACTGAAGAGACTTTGGAACTATTGAGAAAATGGAATAGAGCTGAGCATACTTGGAAGCAGAGAGCAAGTGTTGTTGCCTTTACTAGAAAAGTAGGGCAGAGTGGAAAGTTCACTGATGAAGTATTGGAGCTATGTGAGAGCCTGATATGGAGTAGAGAGGATTATGTTCGTAAGGGGGTTGGTTGGGCTCTAAAGGACAACATGAGAGGCTCAAAGAAGAAAGTTCTGGACTACGTGAAATCCCTGAGAGAAAGAGGAGTTTCTTCAGTGATCACACTTTATGCAATTAGAGACCTGAAAGGCAGGGAACGAAAAGAAGTCTTAGGTAAAAAACCAAAGAAGAAGTAA
- a CDS encoding transglutaminase-like domain-containing protein has protein sequence MGKLVAVGLVFLLLFAITLILIDEQLSVKEYEQAPDSEHEQKPQDAGTSQTSGFVELKVDGDLVDDFWERGTDDLPVLTVAVNYIVENVGNVSAEIVTVELALDAMYYSTKTVYDLQPNSGFTDSISFSVDYDQPKTLEIEASYDNVTAYWSYTVDAELPRQPSWGMSKLFITPDEKYVESAYKEIMSGVFFVNWMAIRDWVGRNVEYVSDYDSYAVGEYWQLGKETLESRTGDCEDFAILLCSLLRADGWSTEGVYVVVGQNEAGDYHAWVKIKIPWTAIWYNIDPQQDGWYTGPGDIITLYPYTAIYNFNDQYFIEL, from the coding sequence ATGGGAAAGCTTGTTGCAGTTGGTTTGGTTTTTCTCTTACTCTTCGCTATAACTCTAATTCTAATAGACGAGCAACTAAGCGTAAAAGAATATGAACAGGCACCAGACAGCGAACATGAGCAGAAGCCGCAAGATGCTGGAACTTCCCAAACTTCAGGTTTCGTAGAGTTAAAGGTTGATGGCGACTTAGTGGACGATTTCTGGGAGCGAGGAACTGACGATTTACCTGTGCTTACCGTTGCAGTCAACTACATTGTTGAGAACGTTGGAAATGTCTCCGCCGAAATTGTGACCGTAGAGCTTGCCCTAGACGCGATGTACTATTCCACTAAAACCGTCTACGACCTACAGCCAAATTCCGGATTCACAGATTCAATCTCGTTTTCAGTAGACTACGATCAACCAAAGACTCTTGAAATTGAAGCGAGCTACGATAATGTAACAGCTTATTGGAGTTACACCGTAGATGCAGAGTTGCCCCGACAGCCTTCTTGGGGTATGTCAAAGCTTTTCATAACTCCTGATGAGAAATACGTGGAATCAGCTTACAAGGAGATAATGAGCGGTGTATTTTTTGTAAATTGGATGGCAATTCGAGATTGGGTTGGAAGAAACGTTGAGTACGTGAGTGATTATGACTCTTACGCCGTAGGCGAGTATTGGCAGCTTGGAAAGGAAACTTTGGAAAGTCGAACCGGTGATTGCGAAGACTTTGCGATTCTGCTTTGCTCGTTGCTGAGGGCTGATGGGTGGAGTACAGAAGGCGTTTATGTTGTGGTTGGACAAAATGAGGCGGGAGATTATCATGCTTGGGTGAAAATAAAAATTCCATGGACAGCCATATGGTACAATATTGACCCTCAACAAGACGGATGGTACACAGGACCAGGTGATATAATTACGTTATATCCATACACGGCCATTTACAATTTCAACGATCAATACTTCATCGAGTTGTAA
- a CDS encoding CoB--CoM heterodisulfide reductase iron-sulfur subunit B family protein, whose translation MKVAVYWGCKIPTAQYGYEMSVRQVFPHFNIELVNLKGASCCGGPVRSINISAAMYLSARNLALAGQTDLDDLLVPCNECHFMLSEAKHRIGDDEEMHRKVEELLKEEGLQYPSKVKIWHVVDLLHDKVKIDAVKTNVKKPLKGLKFAVHPGCQIIRPSEIGRVDNAENPRKLDALVKALGAETVDYSEKLDCCGAALLNSHKDAALSLAGSKLKAVQACSVDGLVDTCPYCHIMYDAKQKEAADTVGGKLSLSVLYYTQLLGLALGIEKEKLGLHLNQSFNPENSKFK comes from the coding sequence GTGAAAGTCGCAGTTTATTGGGGATGCAAAATCCCAACAGCTCAGTACGGTTATGAAATGTCAGTTAGGCAGGTTTTTCCACATTTCAACATCGAGCTCGTTAACTTGAAGGGGGCGTCTTGTTGCGGGGGACCAGTGAGAAGCATCAACATTTCTGCTGCCATGTATCTTTCTGCAAGAAACTTGGCTCTTGCAGGCCAAACTGACCTGGATGACCTGCTCGTGCCCTGTAACGAATGCCACTTCATGCTGAGCGAGGCGAAGCACCGAATAGGCGATGATGAAGAGATGCACAGGAAGGTGGAGGAATTGCTTAAAGAAGAGGGACTTCAATACCCCTCTAAGGTTAAAATCTGGCATGTTGTTGACTTGCTCCACGACAAGGTTAAGATCGATGCAGTAAAAACCAACGTCAAGAAGCCACTCAAAGGCTTGAAGTTCGCGGTGCATCCTGGGTGCCAAATTATTAGACCGAGCGAAATCGGACGAGTGGACAATGCGGAAAATCCGAGAAAGCTGGATGCCTTGGTTAAAGCTCTTGGAGCTGAGACCGTAGATTATTCAGAGAAGCTGGATTGTTGCGGGGCGGCTTTGCTGAATTCGCATAAGGATGCGGCGTTGAGTCTTGCTGGCTCTAAACTGAAGGCAGTTCAAGCTTGTAGTGTGGATGGACTTGTAGATACCTGCCCTTATTGTCATATAATGTATGATGCCAAGCAGAAAGAAGCTGCGGACACCGTAGGTGGCAAGCTTTCCCTATCAGTGCTTTACTATACTCAGCTTTTGGGACTTGCCCTTGGGATCGAAAAGGAAAAACTCGGGCTACATCTAAACCAAAGTTTCAACCCAGAGAATTCTAAATTCAAATAA
- a CDS encoding fructose-bisphosphatase class II family protein, protein MVSLRTLAPSLTRITIAAAVGAALHIGQGNPKIVDQRAVDFSRALLSQMEIDGEVISCEGPKDNAPAFTRREKVGIGHGPKVEFVMDPVDGTTATSKGRKDAISALACAPKGCLQVLPDDGYYFKVATDYRSKGKISLEMSIEEIVQVVAEQKKMQLQNFTVIMLERERHREMLERLRKLGVRIILIPDGDIAASVVTCIPKSGVDLLIGAGAGPEATIGATAVKCLGGTMLVKVWRDRRDDAKRLEQLEAEGVDVEKTYSEMELAKGNELVFAASGVTKGELLDGVRFIPNGAIVNSLCVRLPSGTFEKSETMLRFKGHPVYKQLTRKR, encoded by the coding sequence TTGGTTTCATTAAGAACTCTCGCCCCATCACTGACGAGAATCACCATAGCAGCGGCAGTAGGCGCCGCCCTGCACATAGGACAAGGGAACCCCAAAATTGTTGACCAGCGAGCAGTTGACTTTTCAAGAGCTTTGCTGTCGCAGATGGAGATTGACGGCGAAGTGATTTCCTGTGAAGGACCAAAAGACAACGCTCCCGCCTTCACCAGAAGAGAAAAAGTAGGCATCGGACATGGACCCAAGGTGGAGTTTGTTATGGATCCTGTAGATGGCACAACCGCTACCTCTAAGGGGAGGAAGGATGCGATTTCCGCTTTGGCGTGCGCTCCGAAGGGCTGTTTGCAGGTGCTTCCAGACGATGGATATTACTTTAAAGTGGCAACTGACTATCGCTCGAAAGGTAAGATTTCGCTTGAGATGTCTATTGAGGAAATTGTGCAGGTGGTTGCTGAGCAGAAGAAGATGCAGCTTCAGAACTTCACTGTTATTATGCTTGAACGGGAGCGCCATAGGGAGATGTTGGAGAGGCTAAGGAAGTTGGGGGTTAGGATTATTTTGATTCCAGATGGAGATATTGCGGCGTCGGTTGTCACGTGCATTCCAAAGTCAGGAGTTGACTTGTTGATTGGGGCTGGTGCGGGTCCAGAGGCCACTATTGGAGCAACTGCTGTCAAGTGTCTTGGTGGAACGATGTTGGTTAAGGTTTGGAGGGATAGAAGAGATGATGCTAAGAGGCTGGAACAGTTGGAGGCTGAAGGAGTTGACGTTGAGAAGACTTATTCTGAGATGGAACTAGCCAAGGGTAATGAACTGGTTTTTGCGGCGTCCGGCGTCACGAAAGGGGAGCTTTTGGATGGAGTGCGCTTCATTCCTAACGGAGCCATAGTCAACTCGCTATGCGTAAGGCTGCCGAGTGGAACCTTCGAGAAATCGGAGACGATGCTGCGGTTCAAAGGGCATCCAGTATACAAACAGTTAACGCGAAAACGCTAA